One Mycobacterium kubicae genomic window carries:
- a CDS encoding valine--tRNA ligase, with translation MTATPQPADDQLPKSWDPAAMEDAIYQKWLDAGYFTADPNSAKPGYCIVLPPPNVTGSLHMGHALEHTMMDALTRRKRMQGYEVLWQPGMDHAGIATQSVVEKQLAVDGKTKEDFGRDLFVDKVWDWKRESGGAIGGQMRRLGDGVDWSRDRFTMDEGLSRAVRTIFKRLYDAGLIYRAERLVNWSPVLETAISDLEVNYLDIEGELVSFRYGSLDDAEPHIVVATTRVETMLGDTAIAVHPDDERYRHLVGTTLPHPFVDRELIIVADKHVDPEFGTGAVKVTPAHDPNDFEIGMRHQLPMPSILDTKGRITDTGTQFDGMDRFEARVAVREALAAQGRVVAEKRPYLHSVGHSERSGEPIEPRLSLQWWVRVESLAKAAGDAVRNGDTVIHPASLEPRWFGWVDDMHDWCISRQLWWGHRIPIWYGPDGEQVCVGPDETPPPGWEQDPDVLDTWFSSALWPFSTLGWPEKTTALEKFYPTSVLVTGYDILFFWVARMMMFGTFVGNDDAITLDGRRGPQVPFTDVFLHGLIRDESGRKMSKSKGNVVDPLDWMDKFGADALRFTLARGASPGGDLAVGEDHVRASRNFGTKLFNATRYALMNGARLAPLPPLTELTDADRWILGRLEEVRAEVDSAFDGYEFSRACEALYHFAWDEFCDWYVELAKTQLTNGLTHTTAVLAAGLDTLLRLLHPVIPFLTEALWQALTGQESLVVAEWPQSSGIELDQVAAQRIADMQKLVTEIRRFRSDQGLADRQKVPARLAGIDDADLHTEVPAVTSLAWLTAAGADFRPSVSLEVRLSRATVVVELDTSGTIDVAAERRRLEKDLAAAQKEMASTAAKLANADFLAKAPETVVNKIRDRQRLAQEENERITARLAALQ, from the coding sequence GTGACCGCAACCCCCCAACCCGCCGATGACCAGCTGCCCAAGTCGTGGGATCCGGCTGCGATGGAGGACGCGATCTACCAGAAGTGGCTGGACGCCGGCTACTTCACCGCGGACCCGAACAGCGCCAAGCCGGGCTACTGCATCGTGCTGCCGCCGCCGAATGTCACCGGCAGCCTGCACATGGGGCACGCGCTGGAGCACACCATGATGGACGCCTTGACCCGCCGCAAGCGCATGCAGGGCTACGAGGTGCTGTGGCAGCCGGGCATGGACCACGCCGGTATTGCCACCCAAAGCGTGGTCGAGAAGCAGCTTGCGGTGGACGGCAAGACCAAAGAAGACTTCGGCCGCGACCTGTTCGTCGACAAAGTCTGGGACTGGAAGCGGGAGTCCGGCGGTGCGATCGGTGGCCAGATGCGCCGGCTCGGCGACGGCGTGGACTGGAGCCGCGACCGGTTCACCATGGACGAAGGCCTGTCCCGGGCGGTGCGGACAATCTTCAAAAGGCTTTATGACGCCGGACTGATCTATCGGGCCGAACGGCTGGTCAACTGGTCGCCGGTGCTGGAGACGGCGATCTCCGACCTCGAGGTCAACTACCTCGACATCGAGGGCGAGCTGGTGTCCTTCCGGTACGGCTCCCTGGACGACGCCGAGCCGCACATCGTGGTGGCCACGACACGCGTCGAGACGATGCTCGGCGACACCGCTATCGCGGTGCATCCCGACGACGAGCGCTACCGCCATCTGGTCGGCACCACGTTGCCGCATCCGTTCGTGGACCGGGAACTGATCATCGTCGCCGACAAACACGTCGATCCCGAATTCGGCACCGGCGCGGTGAAAGTCACTCCGGCCCACGATCCGAACGACTTCGAGATCGGCATGCGCCACCAGCTGCCGATGCCCTCGATCTTGGACACCAAGGGGCGCATCACCGACACCGGAACGCAATTCGACGGCATGGACCGTTTCGAGGCCCGGGTCGCGGTGCGCGAGGCACTGGCGGCGCAAGGCCGCGTCGTGGCGGAGAAGCGTCCCTACCTACACAGTGTGGGGCACTCCGAACGCAGCGGCGAGCCGATCGAGCCGCGGCTCTCCCTGCAGTGGTGGGTGCGGGTGGAGTCGCTGGCCAAGGCCGCCGGCGATGCGGTCCGCAACGGAGACACCGTCATTCACCCCGCCAGCCTGGAGCCACGCTGGTTCGGCTGGGTCGACGACATGCACGACTGGTGCATCTCCCGACAACTGTGGTGGGGGCACCGCATTCCCATCTGGTACGGGCCCGATGGCGAGCAGGTCTGTGTCGGCCCGGACGAGACCCCACCGCCGGGGTGGGAGCAGGATCCCGACGTGTTGGATACCTGGTTTTCCTCTGCGCTGTGGCCGTTTTCCACGTTGGGTTGGCCGGAGAAGACCACGGCGCTGGAAAAGTTCTACCCGACAAGCGTTTTGGTCACCGGCTACGACATCCTGTTCTTCTGGGTCGCGCGGATGATGATGTTCGGCACCTTCGTCGGCAACGACGACGCGATCACCCTCGACGGCCGCCGCGGTCCGCAGGTGCCGTTCACCGACGTGTTCCTGCACGGGCTCATCCGCGATGAATCCGGGCGCAAGATGAGTAAGTCCAAGGGCAACGTCGTGGATCCCCTGGACTGGATGGACAAGTTCGGCGCCGATGCACTGCGCTTCACCTTGGCCCGCGGCGCCAGCCCCGGCGGTGACCTCGCCGTCGGTGAGGACCACGTCCGGGCGTCCCGCAACTTCGGCACCAAGCTGTTCAACGCCACGCGGTACGCGCTGATGAACGGTGCTCGCCTGGCGCCGTTGCCGCCGTTGACCGAACTGACCGACGCCGATCGCTGGATCCTGGGCCGGCTGGAAGAGGTTCGCGCCGAAGTCGATTCGGCGTTCGACGGATACGAGTTCAGCCGAGCCTGCGAAGCGCTCTATCACTTCGCCTGGGACGAATTCTGCGACTGGTACGTGGAATTGGCCAAAACACAACTCACCAACGGGCTCACCCACACCACCGCCGTGCTCGCTGCCGGCCTGGACACGCTGTTGCGGCTGCTGCACCCGGTCATCCCGTTCCTGACCGAGGCGCTGTGGCAGGCGCTGACCGGGCAAGAATCACTGGTCGTCGCCGAGTGGCCGCAATCATCTGGCATCGAGTTGGATCAGGTTGCCGCACAACGCATCGCCGACATGCAGAAGCTGGTCACCGAAATTCGTCGCTTCCGCAGCGATCAAGGCCTGGCCGACCGGCAGAAGGTGCCCGCACGGCTGGCCGGTATCGACGACGCCGATCTGCACACCGAGGTGCCCGCGGTCACATCGCTGGCGTGGCTCACCGCCGCCGGTGCGGACTTCCGGCCCTCGGTGTCATTGGAAGTCCGGCTCAGCCGGGCGACGGTCGTCGTCGAACTGGACACCTCGGGCACCATCGATGTGGCCGCCGAACGCCGCCGCCTCGAAAAGGATCTGGCCGCCGCGCAAAAGGAGATGGCGTCCACGGCCGCCAAACTGGCCAACGCCGACTTCCTGGCCAAGGCCCCCGAGACCGTGGTCAACAAGATCCGCGACCGGCAACGACTCGCGCAGGAGGAAAACGAGCGGATCACCGCCAGACTGGCGGCGCT
- a CDS encoding LysM peptidoglycan-binding domain-containing protein, whose product MADTLTEGQQLSRGESLVSSNGAFFLTLQDDGNLVLSARGEPRWASATNGQDVVRAEVQRDGNFVLYTPDKPVWHSDTKGKKNVRLVLQDDGNLVLYAADGTAAWASHTEGEVPPPPAAEAPPAEAPPAEVTTATEEPVAEAAPEPASGPVGGADEQMPPAPEPAPEAAPAQTYTVESGDTLWAIAERFYGDGSKYQAIADASGIPNPDLIYPGQVLTIP is encoded by the coding sequence ATGGCAGACACGCTCACCGAAGGACAGCAGCTTTCGCGGGGGGAATCTCTGGTCTCCAGCAACGGAGCCTTCTTCCTCACCCTGCAGGACGACGGCAACCTGGTGTTGTCCGCTCGGGGCGAACCCCGCTGGGCCAGCGCCACCAACGGTCAAGACGTCGTTCGCGCCGAAGTGCAGCGGGACGGCAACTTCGTCCTCTACACCCCGGACAAACCGGTCTGGCACAGCGACACCAAGGGCAAGAAGAACGTCAGGCTCGTCCTACAAGACGACGGCAACCTCGTGCTTTACGCCGCAGACGGCACCGCCGCGTGGGCATCGCACACCGAGGGTGAAGTACCGCCGCCACCGGCTGCCGAGGCCCCGCCCGCCGAGGCGCCGCCCGCCGAGGTGACCACCGCCACCGAGGAACCCGTCGCGGAAGCCGCGCCAGAACCGGCGTCCGGGCCGGTCGGCGGTGCCGACGAGCAGATGCCTCCCGCGCCGGAGCCGGCACCCGAAGCCGCCCCCGCGCAGACCTACACCGTCGAATCCGGCGACACCCTGTGGGCCATCGCCGAACGCTTCTACGGCGACGGCAGCAAATACCAGGCCATCGCCGACGCCAGTGGCATCCCCAACCCTGACCTGATCTACCCCGGCCAAGTCCTCACCATTCCGTGA